The Metallosphaera hakonensis JCM 8857 = DSM 7519 genome includes the window GATGATAAACCGGTAATGATAGAGGTTTTCAAAAGAAGGTTGATTAACAAAGAGATTATGGCTATTTGTCTCTTGTGCGGTTGGAGCAAAAAGGTAAAAGTTTCGGATACACCTGAAAAATGTCCCAAATGTGACTCAGTGTTTATAACGTCGACCTTCCCAGAGGATATAGAGGCTTTAGAGATAGTTAAGAAAAACATAAAAGGAGAGAAACTCAAAGGGAGAGAAAAGAAAAGAATTTCAGAACTAAAATCAATCTCGTCATTATATTCAAACTACGGTAAGACTGCATTCATGGCCTTGGCAGTGAGGGGTGTCGGTCCAACGAATTTAGGCAGAGTCCTAAGTTCTTTATCCCAAGGAGAGGATAAGTTCTATCAGACATTAATGGAGGAGGAAAAGAAGTTTATCCGGTACAGGAAATACTGGCAGTAAGTTTTTAATATAGATGACAAGTTTTAATTCGTGTTCTTGTATGGCAGTAATAGAAGTTGGCAGGATATGTGTCAAACTGAGCGGACGTGAAGCGGGTAGCAAGTGTGTTATAGTTGACATAATAGATAATAACTTCGTTCTGGTCACAGGTCCGAAGAACTTAAGTGGGGTAAAGAGGAGGAGAGTCAACATATCTCATATTGAGCCTACGGATAAGTTAGTCGAAATACAAAAGGGAGCTTCAGATCAAGACGTCGAGGCTAAGATAAAGGAGCAAGGGCTAATCGAATATATGAAGGAGAAGGTGAAAGTTAAAATTCCAGTGATTTGAATGGGTTTTTCTTCTTTTGTAGAGAAGATAGATCGGTTCTGTGATTATCCACAACCTTGGGAAACACGAAAGGATTACGTTCCTCTTGGAGAATTTGGGGTAGAACCGGATAAGAGACCCATTTCAGAGATGATTAGCTCCTCAATCATTAATGTTGATAAACCACCAGGACCCACGAGTCATGAAGTGGCCTTCTGGGTTAAAACCATGTTCGGTCTACCTAGAGTGGGACACGGCGGGACCCTAGAGCCCTTATGGGCGGGGCAATCCCAAGGTTACGGGTGTACTCCCAATAGGTCTAGGTAAGGCCACAAGAGTAATG containing:
- a CDS encoding 50S ribosomal protein L14e produces the protein MAVIEVGRICVKLSGREAGSKCVIVDIIDNNFVLVTGPKNLSGVKRRRVNISHIEPTDKLVEIQKGASDQDVEAKIKEQGLIEYMKEKVKVKIPVI
- a CDS encoding tRNA pseudouridine synthase A — protein: MGFSSFVEKIDRFCDYPQPWETRKDYVPLGEFGVEPDKRPISEMISSSIINVDKPPGPTSHEVAFWVKTMFGLPRVGHGGTLEPLWAGQSQGYGCTPNRSR